From the genome of Sphingobacterium kitahiroshimense, one region includes:
- a CDS encoding non-canonical purine NTP diphosphatase has translation MIELIFATNNAHKLEEVQAIVGKKFLLKSLADIDCHEDIPETGVTFHENAKQKTDYLVNKYGLNCFGDDSGLEIDALNGEPGVYSARYSGSRDMEKNINLVLEKLAGIANRTARFKTVISLNLNGQQHFFEGSIEGHIIDERKGADGFGYDPIFIPNGYSKTFAEMTADEKNSISHRAVAVQKLAAFLSN, from the coding sequence ATGATTGAACTTATTTTTGCGACTAATAATGCACATAAATTGGAAGAGGTGCAGGCTATTGTAGGAAAGAAATTCCTACTTAAATCTTTGGCTGATATTGATTGCCATGAAGATATTCCTGAAACAGGTGTTACTTTTCATGAGAATGCAAAACAGAAGACAGATTATTTAGTCAATAAATATGGATTAAATTGTTTCGGAGATGATTCTGGGTTGGAAATTGATGCATTAAATGGTGAACCAGGTGTGTATTCGGCCCGTTATTCTGGTAGCCGTGATATGGAAAAAAATATCAATTTGGTTCTGGAGAAGTTAGCAGGTATCGCTAATCGTACCGCTCGATTTAAAACAGTGATTTCACTTAACCTAAACGGTCAGCAACATTTTTTTGAAGGTAGTATTGAAGGCCACATTATTGATGAACGTAAAGGTGCGGATGGATTTGGTTATGACCCTATTTTTATACCAAATGGCTATAGTAAAACATTTGCGGAAATGACTGCAGACGAGAAAAATAGTATCAGCCACCGGGCAGTCGCTGTTCAGAAATTAGCCGCGTTTTTGAGTAATTAG
- a CDS encoding glycosyl transferase family 90 has product MNIKRIFFKNKNFKFGYYVKASFREYSFLPLFRSKRVAMINNLSSYDHAIIDRLAYYNKLDEIQTVGEGACYLKDMKRPKKGSVYYFDLKEYLRYFDGDLRIDMIPGDVVDIPKTPAIVKSRPIGGNNCNSVLLNMDKVRHFNFIKDEIAFRDKKNMLLGRATVQQEHRSRFFQIYFDHPLCDLGDVSKKNQHKGWYKPAISITEHLHYKFILALEGNDVATNLKWVMSSNSIAVMPIPKFETWFMEGLLIPDYHYIHIQDDYSDLEVKLNYYIENPEKAEEIIKNAHQFVKRFENQMVEDLVSVLVLEKFFIKTGQRAVL; this is encoded by the coding sequence ATGAATATAAAACGAATATTTTTTAAGAATAAGAATTTTAAGTTTGGATATTATGTGAAAGCTAGTTTCCGGGAATATTCATTTTTGCCTTTGTTTCGATCCAAAAGAGTAGCAATGATCAACAATCTTTCTTCTTATGACCATGCTATAATTGATCGTCTGGCTTATTACAATAAGCTAGATGAAATTCAAACAGTGGGAGAGGGTGCTTGCTACTTAAAGGATATGAAGAGACCTAAAAAAGGTTCGGTTTATTATTTTGATCTGAAAGAATATTTACGATATTTTGACGGTGATCTTCGAATAGATATGATTCCAGGTGATGTTGTTGATATTCCCAAAACACCTGCAATTGTGAAAAGCAGACCTATTGGAGGAAATAACTGCAATTCAGTATTGCTAAATATGGATAAAGTCAGGCATTTTAATTTTATCAAAGATGAGATTGCTTTTCGAGATAAAAAAAATATGTTGCTGGGACGCGCTACAGTTCAACAGGAGCACAGAAGCCGTTTTTTTCAGATCTATTTTGATCATCCTCTGTGCGATTTAGGAGATGTCTCTAAAAAGAATCAACATAAAGGCTGGTATAAACCTGCGATTTCAATAACAGAACATCTACATTATAAATTTATACTGGCCTTAGAAGGAAATGATGTGGCGACCAATTTAAAATGGGTGATGTCATCAAATTCTATTGCCGTAATGCCAATTCCAAAGTTTGAAACATGGTTTATGGAAGGGTTATTGATCCCTGATTATCATTATATACATATCCAAGATGATTATTCGGATTTAGAAGTGAAATTAAATTATTATATCGAAAATCCGGAAAAGGCAGAAGAAATCATTAAGAATGCACATCAGTTTGTGAAACGGTTTGAGAATCAGATGGTAGAAGATCTGGTTTCTGTCCTGGTATTAGAAAAGTTTTTTATAAAAACTGGTCAAAGAGCAGTATTATAG